Within the Naumovozyma castellii chromosome 1, complete genome genome, the region ATATACGATAATGATAGAATTGCTCCAGAATACAGTATGGGATTAATTCCTTTTaactttattgaaattttgagcTAATTCATTTCATTTGTTTAAGAAGGACAATACGTAAATTTTAGTGGTCTATATAAGTTCTAATATCAGAATCATATGAAGCTAAAGCAAAATAGATCTTTCGAAAGCGAGAGATCGCCGAGAGGAAAAGGAATTCAGAGGAATATAgttttaattaaaatattatatatgTATGAAAAATGCAATTCTCTATATGACTAAAAACGAAATACATTTTATTTCGACGAGAGTGACGACTGCAGACTTGAATCTATTATATCCGGTCCTTTAATTTCTGCCTTGTAATCTCCACGTTCTAAGTCCATATGATTAGTTTCCTTGGattcttgaattttgtCTTTTTCGATCCATTTCTTAAAAAGATTGACGAAAATACTTGCCGCTAGTACTTGTTCACTTTGATAAAGAACCAATGGCACTAAAAGCTTTCCCAAATTTTCCTTATTATCTCCAAATTGGGATGTAATAAGGGAAACCCCCAAAGCAGCCGTCTTAGCTGGTGCGCAAAACATAATGCAAACTGCATCTTCTTTACTGTAATAAAACGGCCTGAATATTTTATAGCTATAATAATAAAGCTTGGAACACTCGCCATAAATGGGCTCTTCaggaaatattttaataatgaaccaTGGTCTTGCCAGCAGGAAGGCTAATAATGTGAAAAAGAGATAGCACCCTagattgaagaaaacaagaaaGACGATGCAAACATGAGAAACACTTGTAAATGCCTTTTGATGAAAAGCTGTTGAGAATGAACTAAACATGATTAAAAGCAACATGTAGGATCCAATTTTTAGATGATACTTCTTTAAAAAGTCCAGATATGCCTGAGTTATCTTGGGTAAAACATTCTGAATAACTTGACCAACGAATAGTGGAACAAACACTGACAACCCAACCTGTTTCATAACACGGCCATATAATGCACCAATACCATTTCCTGTTGCCGGATTCCCGTACTGAAAAGGATAGCTGCCGGTATACATCTGAACCAATGCTGGTGTAATAAAAGCACCCAACAGATTACCTATAAATACCTCACACACACAAAGAAGATCGTTACCTCCCGCATTTGTTGTCATGATCACATTAGATGCAACAGTTGTCGGACACGTAGTAGTCATTATAATTCCGATAAGAACCCAATCATCTAtatttttatcatttgaCACTTTAATAGCCACACAAAACCCATATGCAATGGATGATGTTATTAGAAAACTCATAACGAGAATAACCAAGTGAGCTCTCCAATTTCCCATATTGGCCATCAGTCTTTTCGTTTTCATACTCAGTCCACTTTGCAAGAAGATCCATGCAACACAACCATATCCGATACTATATTGACCTTTGATCAGTCCGTCATCTCTAGCAAAATCTGGTGCAAATCGGGCAATGACAATAAAGACAGCCAAACAATAGAAGAACCACTGCGATTTTAGGTAATTTGTTACTGGATGGTTccatattttgaagaaaacttCTTTTGATTTCGTCATTTCACTTGGTTCGATATACTTGTATAGGACCCATAGATGTCGGATATTGAAAGAACAATTCTTACCTTATGTTGTTATTGTCATAACTCCGTCTTTAAGTATCTCTTCGATTAGAGGATTGTTACGATGAAGTCATCCAGCTAAgtaaatttcttctcgGAACTCGGGCCGAGCTCGATCCGAGACTTGCGTATTATCGACACAACACCCTTTTAGTTTACTGTACGTAATGTAATAAGTTTTCCAATGCTGTCGTTCCAGCTGTGGCTTGAACATTTCAGTGACCATATTGACTTTCACGAACAATAGGTTAGGGAATCTTATCACTGAACATACGTAGAAATTGTTATTAATCTCTGTGTATAATGTTTTTGCTCTGCGTACTTTGATTGGGATCTAAGCAAAGAAAGTAGAAgatagaaaaaaaaatctaaCATGCTTAAGTCCTTAACTTCCCTGCTAATTTATCAGTGCATCTTTCCTGTGTAGATAAGACTATTACCTTTTATCTGAGAAAACGGCAAAAAACCTACCGAACTAGGAATTTCGGGCCCAAGTTCAACTAAGATTAATGGAGTTCGAGATTAAAACATGACGAAGTGATCAAGTGGCAAAACGAGAATAATGCCCAAGAGAACTCTCCTAAAGACAGGTTTAATTACATTAACATGGATTCCTGTCTTAATGACCGTAAATGACAAAGTTTGCTATATTTCTCAGATAAAGGGAAGCTCCATGCGACCTACTTTAAACCCTAGTGACTCAAGCAATGATTGGATATTGTTGTGGAAGTTTAGAAAAGATGCAGTGCAAAGAAATGATGTTATATTGTTTAAGTCACCAATGGATCccaaaaaaattctttgtaAAAGAGTAAAAGGTGTTGAACTGGATAAGGTTTTTACGAAGTATCCATACCCAAAGGATTCAGTTATAGTACCGAGAAATCATATTTGGGTGGAGGGTGATAATGTAACACATTCTATCGATAGTAATGAATTTGGCCCAATATCGAAAGGACTAATTGTAGGGAGTGTAGCAACTATCATTTGGCCTCCTTCGAGATGGGGTACCGATTTGAAAGAGACACTGGgaagaaataatattcttaagaaaaatatagatacttgaatattttttatcGTGCTATATGGTGAATAGTAATTATTAGTGATTATATGGTTGTTTTATGAATAAATAGTAACATGGAAATGCCAATGGTATGAATATCTAATTGTAGCAAATGCAAAATAGATTCAGAATGTATAGCTTTTGCTTTATATTGTTTACCTAGTTTTGTTTttcgtcatcatcttcctcttgtAATATGGAAGGAAATAATGACCTTCTGATAGGTCTTATTAAAGGCGTCTCTTGAATCGTGCCTTTCAGGTCTGAAACAGTAATTGTTGCTTCTGCAAAGTTTAAATCATCCTCGGTATCAATACCATTGCTATCATTAAATGCTAGTCTATTTCCTTCGGAAATGTTAGGGCTATGTGTTTGAAAACTGAAGTACGAGTTATTGTCGTCATCAATCATCACTTTCTTACCTGATGATAAACTATTGAAACTGTTTATTGATGACCGACTTATTGTGGATGGAGAACTACGATCTCTATCATCACAATCTCTTGAATGACTGAAACGATCGGTGTATTGCGAAAATGACAATCTTGGTGGCTGCTCCAAATCgaaagatgaagatggaaTAGAATCAAATTTGCTAGAAGtatcattcaaaaatatgGAATGCGATGATTTTGCATCAGATTTATATAAGGAGAATGTCTCAGTGGATAATGACTGTAATTTCCTTAATGAATTTGTCCTTGTACTACTTCGCTTTGAGTCTGATCTAAATACACTCATCTTGTTCTCACAATCCATCAAATTCTCTTGTGAATCCATTCTAACATAGTTATGTGGGAAACAATGATTGGGGAATTTCTCAAAAAATGCTTTATATCCACCATCCAAGATTACCACGTCTGGATAGTATAATTTGGGGTAGTTCTCATGATTTAGAATTCTATCACAATTTCTCAAATGAGAAGCCAATTTGAGACCTCGATGGGTGCTAAACTCGCAATGGAAGATCAATAACGTAGGTGAGTTTCTATTgttttgaatatttctcAACAGTTTGGATTCTAAATCATCACGAtttgatatatttattGCATTTTTGATATGTCCACCTTCAAATTCATAATCAAATCTacaatcaataattttatatGAATGATAATGGGGTGAAAaactattattttcaattatatCATTTAACATTGTTGGCGatattcttttaaaaaaatcGTGAGAATCAGTTTGTTCCTCCTTGTACGTTATATTACTTTCATCTATTATTGAGTCAAATAAGCTTGTGGTTGATTGCGGTATCTGATaatcaatattatttccCCCATGAGAATCGGTAGGTGACGTATATATTGATTCTAGCGTCTTTACTTTCAGTTTGGAAACCTTTCTATCCTTATTCACACTGTCTGCACGTTGCATCTTGGAGATATTACCATTGCTATTTACACTATTTCTTCTGGAATGAGTGGATAATGGGGTTCCGCATTTGGAGTTAACAGATCTTCGCACAGTTATATTCCTACGGAATGTTGGGGAATCCAATATGCTATTACTTTGAGATATCCTTGTAGGACTTTCTAGATCATGCAGTGAATCTATTGATAAAGTCTTGTCATGATGAATGTTCGGGAATATTACACTTTTGGTGTCTATTTCAGCTAGTAAAGATGCTAAAGAAGGTTTCCCAAAAGGGATTGGTGATTCAATTTCCTCATTTAGTTTATGTTCTTGGTCATAAGagttttccaattcatcattaaagTTTGAATTAGACTCATTTTCgaataatttattgattcttttgttttgtGATTTGAAAAGTGAATGgacatttttgaagatattatgTCCTTTTGAGAAAGGGCTGCCAATAGAAATCTTGTTCAAGTTTACTGTATTATTTTGCAAATAATCATCAGAGTTCTTTGAGTGATGTGTTGTCATTGaaaatactaataataGCAAATTCGTGCTTGCTGAATGGGATTGATCTAGGAGAACTtcgaaaaaaaaaaacgaTAGATGCTGAAATGGGAAAGTAAAGACGAGAATCTCTGAATATGGACAACTAGTTGTATTCAAAATCCTTGACTCTTGTATGTGTATTAGAAAGCCTCTCTTGGTTATTGTTTCAAGTTGTAATTGATCTAGTGGGGGGAATTTTTTTATGAACTAAACCGGTAATCCTATAAACAGACGCGAAACATTCCAAAAGTGATTATATAAGATAGAGTAAGTTTACTTAAAAAgataatgatttcaaaagtCATTACTCgcatttatatttttaataacaaacaaattttgatatataaaaagattattaattattagTCTCTCTCACTCTAGACATCACCTCTTTTCTTATGTGTCTTTATATGCTGTGCCAAGTTATCACTCCTACTAAACTTTTTGTCGCAAGTAGGACATGCAAATGGCCTTTCAGACGAATGAACCGACCTTATATGTCTCTTTAAATGTTCGCTTCTCCTAAATGCTTTGCCACAAGTTTCACATTTGAATGTTTTATTCTCATCACTAAAATTATATGACACAGATCTTTTTGCTGTTGTAGTTGTGGCTTTCTGACCGTTTAATAAAGGTGGTGATTGAGAGTTTCCTTTCAATTGCGAGCTTGTCACTATCGCAGATTTTCTtctatttttatttttagGTGGTGCGgtaacattattattttgcGTAATcttggtattattattatacaTCTGTTGATAGTTTTGGATGGGGATTGTATTTAAGTATGATGACGTTGGTGAAGAAAGATTTCTTTCTAATGATACAGATTGTAAAAATGGGCTTGGGATGAAAGTTGATTGTTGTTGGTTTTGTTGTGGAGGTGGCATATTCCCATTATTAGAATTTATCTGTGTAGGTATGTTATTgccattttcaaaaacaattgATGGGTTaacaaatctttcatttgccatttttaaattattgctgttattattgttggtgGTCCTCATATTACTATTGCTTGAATTATTGCCTGCATCAATTCCAGTAACAGATgagtttgaatttgaattagaaACGTAAGTGTTGaaattcttattatttgcaaatgaaatttcatttgaattattattgttattatgactgttattattgttattattgttatcGTTAGCATAAATGGAGGAATTGTTCGTGTTACCATCAGTCCAAGGAACCACatttaaattcattggtACTCTCCCATTTTCATATAGCTTGGAAAATACTTCAGGATTTAAAGAACCATCCAGTACTGGCAATGATGCtctttgttgtttattAATACTGTACCTTCTTTGattctgttgttgttgctgttggGAATTTTGTTGAGTGAAGTGTGTTGGGGATTGATGTATAGTGTTGTACGTGGATATTCTCTGTAGTTGAGGTTTTTGAGAATGCATTAGTTGATTCGACTGGGATATGTTAAAACTGTTTGGACTTCCTGGATTTTGATCATTGACTGAAGGATTTGTTGTTTGATTTAGGGCGAAGTTGATGTTATAACCATTTAATGTTTGAGATATGTCATTATCAACATTGAATTGAGTGGGCATCGTTGTACTTGACGGAGATGTTGTTGATGACATGGACTTTctcaatttattattatttgaatttcttgaatttggtaaattccaaaaatcAATAGAATGTGAAATAGAATTCCTGCTTGCTGCAGTTGCGGGTGTATTCGAATATGGATATCTGTTGGAAACTATCGTACTATGTCTCCTGTCAAAATCGAAAGtattaaattcatcaaattcatcttcattattagagGTAGCATTATCTAATAGAGAGGTAGAATTTGAGGTTGAAGTTGGATCAATGTTACTGTCCTCTAATAACgaatttaattgattgGCGTTGtaaaaattatcaatattgGAGCCAGGAGCCATTGGTGCCGTAAGAGtatcatttgaattggGCGATAAAGGTGTACTAATTAAATTACTATTAGCGTTGTTGTTTTGGAATTTCGTAACGCTATTAGAATGTGACACAACATTCGAATTAACGTTATTATTAACCAAGGGAGATAATGCACTTGTGGGTGAAGCAAAATCCTCCGTTGATATACTATTTGATGCAGTTCTTGTGGCGGTTAGTGGTGCAACATTagtattgttgttattattattaatactGTTACTATCGTTTTGATAAGGTATAGTTACCGTAGGAGAGTTTAAGTTTGTCAAGAAATCATCCATATTACCCGCAGCATCGTTGGTATTTGTATCAGTTATTGGAGATCTATCCTTTGCAAACATATCCTGATATTGTCCATTATTGGCTTCATCGATATTGGATTGAGAATTagttaaattattatccGGACTTAAAGATTTTATAAATTCCTCTAAATCATCAGTTTTTAAATCTGGACCAAAATTTCTGAAGCTTCCATTTGTATGATCAAGCTGTGTTATTGCTGATACAGATGATTCATTTGTAGCGTACCCATTTTGGCTTATGTCATTCAAAGTAGGTTTaaaagtattattattcgtTTCCGTATGATTGACAGCAGTTGGTGTTGAGTTCAATCCGCTGGAAGAGCTCTGGAAAGGTTGGTTAATGTTAAAGGAATTGATTGTAGGAGATTGAGCTTGACTTAATAATTCTTGATTGAATGACATggatgaattttttttactttCTTCGAACGGCTTTTCCCTATTTTGAAGTGGATTATTTTGATTGAATGCAGCTATTTCTGATTCCAAGGATACCGGTATGTCGTTTGTAGTAAAATCTCCAATGTCTTGGAATTCCATGGTTGAGTTTATGTTACTGTTTTGTATCCGATTTGAGTAGCCCCTTCTGTGACTTCTAGGGATTATGAGCAGGTCTGCAGTAGTTTGTATTGCCTAGCAATATATAAAAGTAAGGTCTGTGTATTCCCTGGGGACAGCAGCGTGGGAGGGTAAAGACAAGTCTGGTTTAACACTGGTGGTGGCCAAGAATGGAGCAGTTCTGTGAAAGTTTTCCGTATTGAGTTTGgagttttctttttcttattcCCCATGGAAACAATACTTGTTGTGCGCCGGTCGCGCTTCCAGTTTCTGTTCTATGCGTTAGGCTTGAAACTTCtgtctatatatatataaatataacGTTATATGGTCTACTTATCTGATGTTGATGGCTAGGGCATCCTTCCTCTCCTCCCAGATCGTCTTACCGCTGCACGCACACACCTTCTTGTTGTTCTCCCACACACCTGCACTTCTGGCGACAATACCGCAGATGTCGTATCTCTCATCGCTGATCTCGTCCGCAACTCGAGAGATCACAATACTACGTCCAATCAACTCCCAAACTTGCAAAGAACTGCTCAAGAATGCTTGACCACTGAACAATTTCTCATTTAAGTCGCTTTGATCGTTACATTCAATGGGTTCATCGAATTTATGGAAAACTTTACCACAACTTTCAATGCCGCCAGAGATATCACCACACTCGTGAATGGCAGCTAAATATTTCCCCGCTTTAGGAACCCCATTGATATTGACATCAAACAAAGTCTTATCGTCACGGACTTGCACAATTCTCACCAAGCCTCCGATGGGAGAACTGAGAAGCTCATTCTTTGCCTTATTGAAAGTCTCTAAGATGGTAACGGCGGCCATGTTAGGTTTGTTACCGGCTCCTCTAATAATTGTATCATAGCCACGAGATCTTAAACTCTTAATGACGACTGATGGGGCTATGGCACTATTTAACGCCATCAATTGTTCCTTGATATCgaatttaatatctttaatcTTATCATGGTCTACTTGTGGAAGAGACTCTAGCAAACTTTTCTTGATATCATTTGTACAATTCTCACAATGCATTGGAATGGCATATGTGGcttcaaaataatcatcGTTCGAAGTAGTCATCTTGGTTATGAATATATATGCTTGTGTGCTTTTTTTGATTATATAGGGTATTGTTCAGTGTTAAATCTCTGACGctattttgtttttttctcGTTCTTATTTTATACGACACCCCTTGGAACAACTGATGTTAATGGTTGATTTGTCATATACTACTAATGTACACATGCTAAGTAATTATGGCCTCTTAAAAGAGGTATAAACGTATGGTAATGGtatgatattattattaatgtataatgataagaagaatcttaatgaaataattaaatGCTTACTCTTCTTCACTTATATCGTCGTCCATCTTATTCATTTCTGCCTCCAAACTTTGAGCGAATTCTTCGTCACTGGAATTTTCGTTATCATCATTGGTAGTGGCATCAGCAGTGACAACTGGGTTCTCCTCCTTCTGTGCCACTACAGGTGGAAGTATTGGCCCCTTCTCAGTTTCTGTAACCACAGGTGTAGGTGGATTTGGTGATTTACCAGCACCTGGAAGCATTAACGTGGCATTAGCTTCACGTTTCTGATTTTCTCTATTTTCCTCATGAGGCAGTAATGTCGGTGGAGCAggtcttttcttctttgttttaggttccatttcatcataATCCTCATATTCAGTTTTCGCACTCCTCTTTGCCTTTTTATCAGCAGCCAActtctccttcttcttaCTCTTGCTCCTATCACCTTCAGCATCAGGTGCATTCTCATCACCCTTCGTGGctgaatttttttccaattgatcattttcatcttcatcatcagagAGCACCCTCACAGTCTTAGTTCTTGGTCTCTTCGAACCAAACCTTCTCAACGCCTCATCTATATTCAATCTATGTTTCAGTAACTCATCATATAGGTCTTCAGTCAAAGAAATACCCTTTTTCCCAGGTCTCATCTCCCCAGAGGAAGAGTCCAAATAGTATTCTCTAATatcaatcaaattaatattccTAAATTGTCTCACAGTGACTCTTTTGTTCTTACCGAGATCAAAGATAGCATCAGAGGCACCTCCTAATCCTACAGGTAACCCATTATTGGACCCTCCTGCTGCTCCACTACCGTCATTATTGTCCTGTCTCTTTCTATTTCTATATCTATTGTAATATGACATTGTTGATTCGATTGACAGTCACAAATTCTATTAGAATGGGGAAGAATAGAGTGCAAATAAGAAGTTAGAACCCTGCAATTAATCAGGGACCCAATTCATAAagtaattttttttcctcttAGAAGTTAGATCAgaatctttttttttcttctgcAAATTCGTAAAGCtgaaaattgaaacatgAGATTACATAAGCTAATTCTTTAAGGGTAAGAAGACTTACAACCAATGATCTACTGTTAAGTCCATAGTATACCACTCCCCAGACAAAAAACTTACTAAAATCGCAAACAACAATCAAAATGGGTCTCTATTTAATGGCATTGTTTACCATATTGACTGGAGAGATGAGTTTCCTCTCTCTAATTGTCCTTCCCCTACCACTTGTGGTAAGGAGAGTAATATACAATCATATGTTTTTGCAACTAGTGAATAGCATGAGGTTCAGAACCATAGCAGTTGTGGGGGGAATGATAGTATCGTTATTACTAGTGGATTCTTGGAAACGAGCAAACATTAAAGTTAATCCCTATAGTTATGAACAAGACCATTCTACAACACCTATACAAATATTGGCTACGAGAGCATATAATCAAAGAAATGTATATTTGTCAGgatttattctttattttggaatttgtATCGCTACGGTTATGATCATTATTGGTAAGATTATTCgctttgaagatgaagtcaaggaaaagaaggaattattgaaagatataaACCTCTTGAAGGCTGACAAACTGGAAAAGGagaaacttttgaaagaaataaagaagaagattcaGCTACTTGAGTAcgaaaagagaaaatagCTATTTACTagttttttattattaatatcattaataaatttaaaactTGGAGAATCTAGGCGAATTCTGGATGTTCGATCCCTGAATCCCAAGTCTCATTGAAGTGCgatccaaatattttacttTGAATCGTTTCAACCATTTCTATTTCTTTACTGCTGAGTGGGACTCCCGATTGAACTTCTTGAAAGGTTTTTAAACTGTcttgtaattcttcaacagaACTGACACCAATGATGGTAGGGCCATAAGGTATCCATTTTGTGATGGCATATCTGAGAGCCAACTTTGCCAAATCAACCCCATTATCATGGCAATATTTGGCTGCCCTGTCTGAACATTTCCGTAACTCTTGAGAAGCAGGATGGAACTGTTTCGTCTCCTGCCTTCTTAACAAAGACATAC harbors:
- the RCH1 gene encoding Rch1p (ancestral locus Anc_2.594), which codes for MTKSKEVFFKIWNHPVTNYLKSQWFFYCLAVFIVIARFAPDFARDDGLIKGQYSIGYGCVAWIFLQSGLSMKTKRLMANMGNWRAHLVILVMSFLITSSIAYGFCVAIKVSNDKNIDDWVLIGIIMTTTCPTTVASNVIMTTNAGGNDLLCVCEVFIGNLLGAFITPALVQMYTGSYPFQYGNPATGNGIGALYGRVMKQVGLSVFVPLFVGQVIQNVLPKITQAYLDFLKKYHLKIGSYMLLLIMFSSFSTAFHQKAFTSVSHVCIVFLVFFNLGCYLFFTLLAFLLARPWFIIKIFPEEPIYGECSKLYYYSYKIFRPFYYSKEDAVCIMFCAPAKTAALGVSLITSQFGDNKENLGKLLVPLVLYQSEQVLAASIFVNLFKKWIEKDKIQESKETNHMDLERGDYKAEIKGPDIIDSSLQSSLSSK
- the IMP2 gene encoding endopeptidase catalytic subunit (ancestral locus Anc_2.595) codes for the protein MPKRTLLKTGLITLTWIPVLMTVNDKVCYISQIKGSSMRPTLNPSDSSNDWILLWKFRKDAVQRNDVILFKSPMDPKKILCKRVKGVELDKVFTKYPYPKDSVIVPRNHIWVEGDNVTHSIDSNEFGPISKGLIVGSVATIIWPPSRWGTDLKETLGRNNILKKNIDT
- the MIH1 gene encoding putative tyrosine protein phosphatase MIH1 (ancestral locus Anc_2.596), which gives rise to MTTHHSKNSDDYLQNNTVNLNKISIGSPFSKGHNIFKNVHSLFKSQNKRINKLFENESNSNFNDELENSYDQEHKLNEEIESPIPFGKPSLASLLAEIDTKSVIFPNIHHDKTLSIDSLHDLESPTRISQSNSILDSPTFRRNITVRRSVNSKCGTPLSTHSRRNSVNSNGNISKMQRADSVNKDRKVSKLKVKTLESIYTSPTDSHGGNNIDYQIPQSTTSLFDSIIDESNITYKEEQTDSHDFFKRISPTMLNDIIENNSFSPHYHSYKIIDCRFDYEFEGGHIKNAINISNRDDLESKLLRNIQNNRNSPTLLIFHCEFSTHRGLKLASHLRNCDRILNHENYPKLYYPDVVILDGGYKAFFEKFPNHCFPHNYVRMDSQENLMDCENKMSVFRSDSKRSSTRTNSLRKLQSLSTETFSLYKSDAKSSHSIFLNDTSSKFDSIPSSSFDLEQPPRLSFSQYTDRFSHSRDCDDRDRSSPSTISRSSINSFNSLSSGKKVMIDDDNNSYFSFQTHSPNISEGNRLAFNDSNGIDTEDDLNFAEATITVSDLKGTIQETPLIRPIRRSLFPSILQEEDDDEKQN
- the MSN2 gene encoding stress-responsive transcriptional activator MSN2 (ancestral locus Anc_2.598), with protein sequence MEFQDIGDFTTNDIPVSLESEIAAFNQNNPLQNREKPFEESKKNSSMSFNQELLSQAQSPTINSFNINQPFQSSSSGLNSTPTAVNHTETNNNTFKPTLNDISQNGYATNESSVSAITQLDHTNGSFRNFGPDLKTDDLEEFIKSLSPDNNLTNSQSNIDEANNGQYQDMFAKDRSPITDTNTNDAAGNMDDFLTNLNSPTVTIPYQNDSNSINNNNNNTNVAPLTATRTASNSISTEDFASPTSALSPLVNNNVNSNVVSHSNSVTKFQNNNANSNLISTPLSPNSNDTLTAPMAPGSNIDNFYNANQLNSLLEDSNIDPTSTSNSTSLLDNATSNNEDEFDEFNTFDFDRRHSTIVSNRYPYSNTPATAASRNSISHSIDFWNLPNSRNSNNNKLRKSMSSTTSPSSTTMPTQFNVDNDISQTLNGYNINFALNQTTNPSVNDQNPGSPNSFNISQSNQLMHSQKPQLQRISTYNTIHQSPTHFTQQNSQQQQQQNQRRYSINKQQRASLPVLDGSLNPEVFSKLYENGRVPMNLNVVPWTDGNTNNSSIYANDNNNNNNNSHNNNNNSNEISFANNKNFNTYVSNSNSNSSVTGIDAGNNSSNSNMRTTNNNNSNNLKMANERFVNPSIVFENGNNIPTQINSNNGNMPPPQQNQQQSTFIPSPFLQSVSLERNLSSPTSSYLNTIPIQNYQQMYNNNTKITQNNNVTAPPKNKNRRKSAIVTSSQLKGNSQSPPLLNGQKATTTTAKRSVSYNFSDENKTFKCETCGKAFRRSEHLKRHIRSVHSSERPFACPTCDKKFSRSDNLAQHIKTHKKRGDV
- the CCS1 gene encoding copper chaperone CCS1 (ancestral locus Anc_2.600), whose translation is MTTSNDDYFEATYAIPMHCENCTNDIKKSLLESLPQVDHDKIKDIKFDIKEQLMALNSAIAPSVVIKSLRSRGYDTIIRGAGNKPNMAAVTILETFNKAKNELLSSPIGGLVRIVQVRDDKTLFDVNINGVPKAGKYLAAIHECGDISGGIESCGKVFHKFDEPIECNDQSDLNEKLFSGQAFLSSSLQVWELIGRSIVISRVADEISDERYDICGIVARSAGVWENNKKVCACSGKTIWEERKDALAINIR
- the SUB1 gene encoding chromatin-binding transcription coactivator SUB1 (ancestral locus Anc_2.602), translated to MSYYNRYRNRKRQDNNDGSGAAGGSNNGLPVGLGGASDAIFDLGKNKRVTVRQFRNINLIDIREYYLDSSSGEMRPGKKGISLTEDLYDELLKHRLNIDEALRRFGSKRPRTKTVRVLSDDEDENDQLEKNSATKGDENAPDAEGDRSKSKKKEKLAADKKAKRSAKTEYEDYDEMEPKTKKKRPAPPTLLPHEENRENQKREANATLMLPGAGKSPNPPTPVVTETEKGPILPPVVAQKEENPVVTADATTNDDNENSSDEEFAQSLEAEMNKMDDDISEEE
- the YET2 gene encoding Yet2p (ancestral locus Anc_2.603), with product MGLYLMALFTILTGEMSFLSLIVLPLPLVVRRVIYNHMFLQLVNSMRFRTIAVVGGMIVSLLLVDSWKRANIKVNPYSYEQDHSTTPIQILATRAYNQRNVYLSGFILYFGICIATVMIIIGKIIRFEDEVKEKKELLKDINLLKADKLEKEKLLKEIKKKIQLLEYEKRK